Within Leptospira noumeaensis, the genomic segment TTATGCTCCCATTGATTATTTAAAATCGCGAACTGGGCCAAAAAAAAGAGAAATTCGCCTGATTCCTATTCTGCTATTTACTATCCTTATGTTGTATTTTTGGAAATGGTCATCTTTTCCTAATACTCCAAAACAAAATACTGCAAAAGAAGAAGAACTCCAAAATCCTATGTTGGAAGAACCTAGGAATGAACAAGAACCAGGTTTTCCGGAAGAAGATTCAATACCCAATACGAAACCCAATTACGAGATCTAACAATTGAATTGGATTCTTGTTTATGAAGAGGAACTAAATTCGAATCATTTAGTCCAACTAACAGATGAGAGACATACTCACATTAGAACCATCTTAAAAAAAGACAAGGGAGAAAAGATCCAAGTAGTCATTCCAAGTTCCGGTAATTATCTTTTCCAAATACAAGATATTTCTGATTCTTCCACAACATTAGAAAAATTGAATTATCTTCCTGATGTTCTAAAACCCCTTTCCATCCATACCTTCTTTTCCTTACCAAGGCCCCAAACGGGGAAAAAACTTTTACACTTAAGCGGAGCTTATGGTGTGGATTCTGTATATTTTTATGCTACAGAATCAAAAAACAAAGAATATTGGACTTCTCCTGTTTATGTGAAAGATACCCTTTCTTATTTAGAAACAGGACTTATCCAAACAGGAAATTACAAACTACCCAAGATACAACTGGCCCAATCCTCACCTTGGAAAACATTTTTAAAAACATGGAAGGGAAAGGTTTTTGTATTAGACCGTGAGGGAGAAAATCACTCTTCAGTTTTATTAGAATTTGCGAATGCAGCAGATAACGATAATCCAGTATTTGTTTTTGGTTCAGAATCTGGATGGAAACCTGATGATCTTTTGTTTTTTAAAGAATGTGGATTTAAAACGGTAAGCCTTGGGCAAATTAATCTTAGAACAGAATTTGCATATTCTGCTCTTTTACACCAATTGTTTTCGATTAAAAACTAATCCCACCCGAAACTAAAAATCGAATTTCATCAATACTCACAAAAGACTTTTCACTGGTATCTAAGTAGTACTTTCGATAGTTTTGCAACCGTAATACAATTGGACCAAAGGATTTGGAAATTTCAGCGGCAGCTTGTGTGTTGTTGTCTAACTCAAAAGCCTTCCCTTGGGACTCATATCCTTTTTTTGTATAATAAAAAGACATTAAAAAAGAAGATCCTAAAGGAATGTATGCAGCAGCAAACACACGTTTGTTTCCTTTTAACCCGTAATCTTCCACTGCAAACTCAAAACCCAAATGATAAAAATTAATATAAATGGTATGATAGTAACCTGTGACTTTGGAATTAGATTGGTTGTCTAAATAATCATATTTCGGGCGAATGGGTGCAGAAATGGGAAACTTTTGAAACCGTTCCACTTCGTAAAAACTATCAAAATACATGGGTGCATAATTGGCAGTCATCTGACGAAACTCAGGTTTTAAAATGACATTTAAGTCTTTCGTTCCTAAACGAAAGATAGTTCCATAATGTGTACCTTGGGCTCCATCAAGTCCTTTGATTTTATTAAAGTCCAAATAAGGAGTGAGTTCCACAAAAGGTAAATTGAGAAGTCGGTATTCAATATCCATTCCTTCCACAGAAGCGCGAGTCACTTGGGTAGTTTTGGGATTATCCAAATTCTTTTCTGTAACAGGAGATCCATTGGTATTATAAGACATTTGTACGGGAGCTGCCCTATCCCATGCTCTAGTATAACCAATCGTCAATCGGTTGTACCATGGATCATTGTCCACAAGTTCCATCCGAGAATCTTTGTTAATGGGCCTTAGTTCTTTTTTTTTGGCTTCTTCTGCCTTTTTGTTTTTGGATTCTTCCGAACCAGCTTCTTCTTCTACGCTGATTCGACCTGATTCATCTAAAACATTCCCTCGTAAGTTCATAAGGTAAACCAAATCAGAGGACTTGTCAAATAATGAAATTAAAGATCTCCCTATAGCAAGAGGTTTGATATAAACCCGAGCCGCATTCACTTCAAAATTGACAACAGAATTAGCAAAATACTGAACTCCCACGTAATCAGTATTTAAGTCTGCCATTACACCTGGATTATAAGAATCAAACCTTGAGGAACTTTGGTATTTATTGACAATAGTTCCATGGCCAACATAACCATCCACCATCTTACCTGTGTAAGCTGAATAAGTAACCTTTCCTGGAATTTGTTGGTTGTAGGTTCCGTAAGAAATATAATTTAACACTCGTGCATAATCATTTTTACTATTGTAATCCATCTCTCGGATTTTACCGGGTTTACTATCTAGTTGGAGTGGATCCTTATCAACAGCCAGGGCATTGATCGGAAGGGAAAAGGAATAACCGAAATTACTACCATGGTTGTAAGTAAAATTCGGTGAAATATAACCGTAATAATCCTTTTGGAAACTGGCAGCACCGGCATCAAATTGTAAAGCTGAGGCTCTCCGCGATTCAGTCCCTGTGGGAACCCACACCTGTGCTTCCAAGGCAAATGCCAAAGGGAAAATCAGGAACAAAAAACCTTGGGTCAGAAGAAACTTCATCACGATACGATCATTATCGTATGGTTTTGGGCTGAAAATAAGAAATAATCTTCTCAGAGTCGATCCAATAAATTGAACCAATATTCTGCTTTATTGGATTTTTTCTTGACAATTAGGAGAGCGAAGGCGAGGATGGCAAGACCATCGGGGGAATTTATGCCACGTAATTTTAAACCAGAAACCATCGCACTCCACGGAGGACAAGAACCGGATCCGACAACTACATCGAGAGCTGTTCCATTGTACCAAACCACTTCTTATGTATTTAAAGATACTGACCATGCCGCACGACTATTCGGCTTACAAGAGTTTGGAAATATTTACACAAGACTCATGAACCCAACCACAGACGTTTTAGAAAAGCGTGTGGCAGCTTTGGAAGGTGGTGTAGCAGCTCTGGCAACAGCATCAGGTCAAAGTGCGGAAACTCTTGCACTTCTGAATATTGTAGAGGCAGGACAAGAAATTGTAGCTTCTTCATCACTCTATGGTGGAACATACAACCTTCTCCACTATACATTTCCGAAACTCGGAATTAAAGTTCACTTTGTTGACCAATCAGATCCTGAAAATTTTCGTAAAGCTTCCAATGAGAATACAAGAGCGTTTTATGCAGAAACTTTAGGAAATCCAAAACTCGACACCCTCGATATTGCAGCCGTCAGTAAAGTTGCAAAAGAAGTGGGTGTTCCGCTAGTGATTGATAACACGATGCCTTCTCCTTATTTAGTGAACCCCATCAAACATGGTGCTGACATTGTTGTCCACTCGCTCACTAAATTTTTAGGCGGCCATGGAACTTCTATTGGAGGGATCATCATTGATGCAGGTACCTTCAATTGGGGGAATGGGAAATTTAAAAACTTCACTGAACCAGATCCATCTTATCATGGACTTAAATTCTGGGATGTGTTTGGAAAATTTGAACCATTCGGTGGAGTGAATATTGCTTTTATTTTGAAAGCTCGAGTGCAAGGCCTAAGAGACCTTGGTCCAGCAATCTCTCCTTTCAACGCTTGGCAAATTCTACAAGGTGTGGAAACTCTTCCACTTCGTATGGAACGCCACTCAAGCAATGCTCTTAAAGTGGCTGAGTTTTTACAAAAACACCCTAAGATTGAATGGGTCAACTATCCAGGTCTTCCAACAGGCAAAGACTTTGCGACAGCTAAAAAATACCATGAACGTGGACTCTTTGGTGCCATCGTAGGTTTTGAAATCAAAGGTGGTGTGGAAAAGGCAAAAAAATTCATCGATGGACTTGAGCTTTTTAGTCTTCTTGCTAACATCGGTGATGCGAAATCTCTTGCGATCCACCCAGCTTCAACAACCCACCAACAGTTGACTGGAGCAGAACAAATTTCAGCCGGAGTCACTCCAGGGTTTGTTCGTTTGAGTGTAGGACTTGAAAACATCGATGACATTCTGGTAGACTTGGAAGAGGCATTAAAAAATATCTGATTAAGACTATGCCTACCGCCGAACAGAACGAGTTTTCCCACGGATCCGTAGGCGTAGTACGTACTCAAATCATTCAATTTGACTCTTTGACTTTAGAGGGGGGTGAAACCATCACTCCTCTCGAAATTGCTTATGAAACTTACGGCACATTAAACGAAAAAAAAGACAATGCTATCTTAGTCTGCCATGCCCTTTCTGGCGATGCCCATGCTGCCGGTTTTCATGAAGGGGACAAACGACCTGGTTATTGGGATTTTTACATTGGACCTGGAAAAGCATTTGATACCAATCGTTACTTCATCATCTCCTCGAATGTGATCGGAGGGTGCAAGGGATCTAGTGGACCACTTACCATAAACGGAAAAAATGGAAAACCATTCCAATCAACATTTCCTTTTGTCTCCATTGGAGATATGGTCAACGCACAAGAAAAATTAATCAGCCATTTTGGAATTCATAAACTTTTTGCCGTTGCTGGTGGTTCCATGGGTGGAATGCAAGCCTTACAATGGTCAGTTGCATATCCAGACCGACTGAAAAATTGTATTGTGATGGCATCCTCTTCCGAACACTCTGCACAACAAATTGCTTTTAATGAAGTGGGAAGACAAGCCATCCTCTCTGATCCTAACTGGAACCAAGGTTTGTATACACAAGAGAATCGACCATCAAAGGGTCTCGCCCTTGCCCGAATGATGGGTCATATCACTTACCTAAGTGACGAGATGATGCGAGAAAAATTTGGTCGTAAACCGCCCAAAGGGAATATCCAATCCACAGACTTTGCTGTGGGAAGTTATTTGATTTACCAAGGAGAGTCTTTTGTTGACCGGTTCGATGCAAACTCATACATTTACGTCACCAAAGCACTAGATCATTTTAGTTTGGGTACAGGAAAGGAACTTACAAAAGTATTAGCAAAAGTTAGATGCCGATTCTTAGTAGTCGCTTATACGTCGGATTGGCTCTATCCTCCTTACCAATCAGAAGAAATTGTGAAATCTTTGGAAGTCAATGCAGTTCCCGTTAGTTTTGTGGAACTCAACAATCCGGCGGGACACGATAGTTTTTTATTACCGAGTGATCAACAGGATTCCATCCTTCGAGATTTTTTAAGTTCTACGGACGAAGGAGTTTTCCTTTGAACATCCATACAAATGAAACCTTGGGTTTAGATTTAAAGAACAGACCGGATATCTCTTACATTGCCAATTTGGTCAAACCCGGAGAAAGAGTTTTAGACCTTGGTTGTGGGTATGGAGAACTCATGTTAATCCTAAAAAACAAAGGGGTTCGTGTCCAAGGAATTGAAAAGGATGATAAATGTATCATCCAATGTGTTAAAAAAAGTTTATATGTGCATCATGGTGATATTGATGATGGACTCAAACACCATTTGGATCATAGTTTTGATTTTGTCATCCTCAACCAGACCATACAACAGACGTTAAATCCTGGTCAGATCATCAAAGAATGTTTACGAATTGGAAAACAAGTGATCATTGTATTTCCAAATTTTTCTCACTGGCAAATTCGTTCTTCCATCTTACTTAGCGGAAAAACTCCCGTTACGGAGCTTATGCCTTTCCACTGGTATGACACACCTAACTTACATTATTTATCTGGCAAGGATTTTGAAGACTTTTGTGATTTTGAAAGGATCAAAGTTTTACACCGAGCTTTTTTTAACAGGACAAGACAAATCAAACTGTTTCCGAATTTGTTTGCGACTCTTGCTTTATTTGTGATTCGGGCGTAAAAGATAGGTAGGATTTCTTCTGTTAGGAGAGGTTACAAGTTAGGGACTCGGTAGGTATACCATCCCCGCCCTATTCGAACTGGGTGGGGTTATCCACCCGCCACCCAATGACGCCTGTTTACCACATCCCACTTAAAAAGAAAAGACTCTTGCCAAAAGTTTCAATTTTATATTTAAAAAGTTCATAGTTATACAAAAGCCCGGCAATCACTCCGGGCTTTTAGCTGTACGACGATCATTCAATCATTATAACTATCGAAAGATTTCAAAAATCCTTTAGGGAATTCCTGAAATTTTAGCAAAAGAAATAAGAAAGATTTTTGGTAAAAAAAATATTTTCTAAAGTATCCAAAGATAGTAAATTAGCGGATCACCACCTAACTTAAAATATTCTATTAGATAATAAACCTATATCAGATATTCAAATAAATTTTCATCTTGGTTCACCAAAGTAAAGTTAAGGAGAAGGGAATCCATTCTCTCGAGTAAACTTTCGAAATCATCTCTAGATTTTAATTCAATACCAATTAGGGCAGGCCCCGATTCTTTATTGTTTTTTTGAATGAATTCAAATCGAACGATATCATCATTTGGACCAAGAATCTCATTAACAAATTGTTTTAAAGCTCCGGGTCTTTGTGCAAAACGTACTATAAAATAATGTTTTAATCCTTCAAATAGGAGCGACCTTTCTTTGATTTCTTGCATTCGATCAATATCGTTATTACCGCCACTAAGGACGCAGACTACTTTTTTCCCACGAATTTGATCGGCATATTGATCCAATGAAGAAATACTCAATGCTCCTGCCGGTTCCGCAACAATGGCATCTTCATTGTATAAATTCAAAATGGTGGAACATACCTTCCCTTCTTTTACGAGCAACATATCAGAAAGAACTTCTTTACAGATCGGAAAAGTGAGATCCCCTATTTTTTTTACCGCAGCCCCATCTACAAATTTATCGATTTTTTCGAGGGAAACGGGCCTTCCTTCTTTCAGTGCTTCTGTCATGGAAGGGGCACCGAAAGGTTCGACACCAATGATTTTTGTGTTGGGTGATTTTTCTTTAAAATAACTACCAACTCCAGCACAAAGCCCACCTCCACCAATGGGAACAAACACATAATCGATGTCAGACTCTTCGTCTAAAATTTCTTTAGCAACAGTACCTTGACCTTCCATAATTTTGATATGATCAAAAGGTGGGACAAAAACTTTGTTATGAGTTTTAGTATATTCTAAAGCAAAGGATTGGCATTCATCAAAAGTATCACCAACTAATATAATTTCGATCCAATTACCACCAAACATTTTTACTTGGTTGATTTTCTGTTTGGGTGTGATGGCTGGCATATAGATCACACCATGAAGGTTCAAAAGTTTACAAGAATAAGCTACCCCTTGCGCATGATTTCCGGCACTCGCACAAACCACTCCCCTTTCCCGTTCTTCCAAGGTTAAACTTTGGATTAAGTTGTACGCACCCCGAATTTTATAAGAACGGACTAATTGTAGATCTTCTCGTTTGATGAAAATTTTCGCGCCAAAACTTTCAGATAATTTGGCATGAAATTGAAGTGGAGTTTTCAAAACGATTGATTGGATCGCTTCGTAGGCAGAATCAATATCTAATTTCATAGAGTTTACTCACTATTTCAAATAAATAGAATGTTCCGTTTTTGGAGAATGAATTTATCTTTTGAAGTAAAAAAAGGAAAGTGATCAATGAAAAAGGGAGGTTTGAGTTTGGAGGGAATATCAAAAAAAGAAAATCGAGAAACCAAAGCCAGGGCCCCAACCACCCTGCCCGGCCTTTAGTTTCTCTTATCCTATTACTGGAGCAATCTCATCACTGACTGAGACTTCATGTTTGCTTGCGCAAGCATTGATGTAGCAGCCTGAGTTAAGATTTGGTATCTCGTGAAGCTGGTCATTTGTTCAGCCATGTCAGTATCACGGATACGAGACTCAGAAGCTTGTGTGTTTTCATAAGCATTCATAAGTCCTTTCGCAGCATGCTCCATACGGTTGTAATAAGCACCAAGGTCAGCTCTTTGTTTAGAGATCACTCTTAGGGCATCATCACAAAGTCCGATTACGGAGTTTGCTTTACCTGCAGTCGAAAGAGAGATGAAAGTAAGAACCGTAGGGTTTCTTAATCCCAATGCCGCAGTGTTCATTGTTTCAATGTACACGCGCTCTCTTTGGTGCATGTTAGCTCCAATATGGAACCACATACTAGCAGTTGGGTTGAGACGAGCGAAAGCTCCTGTAAGCAGTTTCATTTTGTTGAATTCTGCTTGAGAAGCGATACGATCGATCTCGTCCACTAGCTGTGAAACCTCGACTTGGATCTGTTGTCTATCTTCTTCCGAGTAGATACCGTTCGCAGCTTGCACCGCGAGTACACGAACACGTTGAACGATTTCGTGTGTTTCTTGAAGATATCCTTCCGCCGTTTGAATGAGGGACATACCATCTTCAGTATTCTGTTCTGCACGTCGAAGACCAGCAATCTGAGTTCTCATTTTCTCAGACACTGCAAGTCCAGATGCGTCATCTCCGGCTTTGTTAATACGCATACCAGAAGACAACTTCTCGATATCTTTGCTCAGGTTCGTGTCGTTAGACTTCAAAGTTCTGTGTGCAAAGATCGCACTTACGTTGTGGTTGATAATCATCCGGGTTCCTCCTTGAATCCGTTCCTTCGCAACTTGAAGTTTTTGCCTCAAGTCCGAAAAATTGATGAATTTTCGAAGAGGCCGTCCTTGGCCCTTTCATCAAGATAAGGATCGGTCATTCAGGTACGGAGGATAATAGGGAAAAAGAAATAAAATTTGAATAAAAATAGAACTTCCCCTTTTCTAAAATATGTCCTCCGAATTCTATGGAACTGGATTTCAGAAAAAGGCAGGCTTTTTACGTGTTAGAGACCATATATTTAGCGAACCCCCGAGGATTTTGTGCTGGAGTGAAGTATGCTATTTCTTATGTAGAAACAGCATTCCAAGAAAACCCTGAAAACCCTCTTTATGTTCGAAAAGAAATCGTCCATAACCAGAGAGTTGTGGAAGAAATGAAAAAAAAGGGAATTCGCTTTATTAGTGAACTGAGCGAAGTTCCAGACGGTGCCACAGTGGTTTTTTCTGCCCATGGTGTTTCCCCGGAAGTTGTGAAAGAAGCCACGGAACGTAAGATGAAAATTGGGGATGCCACCTGCCCCCTTGTCACCCGGGTGCACAAAAAAGCTCGGAATATCAAAGACACCCACCAAATCATCTACATAGGTCACAGAGGACATGACGAAGCCATTGGAACCATGGGAGAAGCTCAAATGTTTTTAGTAGAGTCCCCAGAAGATGTAGAAAATTTAAAAAATAAAATTTCCAATGATAAACCCCTCACTTATCTGATGCAAACCACTCTTTCTGTGGAAGACACAAAAAATGTAGTAAAAAAAATTGAAGAAGTATTTCCCTATGTCGAACATCCTCAAAAGGATGATATCTGTTATGCGACAACGGAAAGACAAGAGGCAGTTAGATCCATGTTGGATTCTGTGGATGCAATGCTCGTTATTGGTGCAGAAAATTCTTCTAACTCGGTCAGACTTTGCCAACTCGCTAAAAAAACAAGACCTGATAGTTTTCAAATTTCTCGTAAAGAAGACGTAAATCCCGACCATATCAAAAATTCTAAAATTAAAACTTTAGGAATCACAGCAGGTGCTTCCAGTCCACAAGTCCTTGTGGATGAAATTGTGGGAGAAATATTAAAACATTTTCCAGATGCAAAAGTATCTTTATTTCCCGAAAGCAGAGAAGATACAATGAGTTTCAAACTACCAAAGGAACTACTCAAACAATATTAAAATGCCTTTAGATGCTTGGTCACTACTAAAAGCCTCCCTAGAAGGAGATGATTCAGGCACAAGCATTCTATCCATTGATAAAACGACAAAAAAATTTGAGTTTATTTTGCGAAATAAACTCTTTGATACCTTAGAATTTGGATTCGATTTAAATAGTTTTCTCACAAAAAAAATAGAAAATTCTGATTTTTCTAGAGAACTAATCTACAAAACAGATGGAACCATCATAGAATCCCACTTTGGAAAATTCACTGTTCCTGAAGAAAGTAAAAACAAAGAATACACAAAGTTTTGTATCAAAGATATTACCGCCAAACAAAGACAAGAAGAAGATATTGCCTGGCGATTACGATTTGAAATTGGAGTTGCCTCTTCCATTCAAATTCTGATCCAACAACCTTCTATTAGAGAAGGATTACCTCACGCCCTCTATCAACTCCTATACTTTACGGAAATGGATTCTATTTTTTATCTTAAATATGAACCGGTGGAATCACAAACTAGATTCCAAATTTGGGTGAATGAAAGAAAATCTACGAAATACCCACTGCTACCCCAGGAATGTCAAAATTCAGATTGGTATGAACTCGGACTCACTCGTTGGGTTCATAAACTAAAAAAAGAAAAAACCATTCACTTAACAAAAGAAAGAGCTCTAACTCGAGAAAAATGGTTCTTTGACCAAACACAAGCCGAAACCCTCCTTCTCATTCCCGTTCTTTTTGAAAATCAATTCCTAGGTGTTATGGGTTTTTTAAAATACAAACCAAACTCTCCGATCAAACAAGAAAACCTTTTGATTTACCAAACTGTCAGTCGGTGGATGGGCCTTTTTGTCCAAAGAGATTTGGACCTCATGGAAATCAATCGTTACAAATCCACCTTAGAGTCGTTAGTTTTGGAGCGAACACTAGATCTCACAAAAACCAAAGACGAACTGGAGAGAGCCTATCGTGCCAAAAC encodes:
- the ispH gene encoding 4-hydroxy-3-methylbut-2-enyl diphosphate reductase produces the protein MLETIYLANPRGFCAGVKYAISYVETAFQENPENPLYVRKEIVHNQRVVEEMKKKGIRFISELSEVPDGATVVFSAHGVSPEVVKEATERKMKIGDATCPLVTRVHKKARNIKDTHQIIYIGHRGHDEAIGTMGEAQMFLVESPEDVENLKNKISNDKPLTYLMQTTLSVEDTKNVVKKIEEVFPYVEHPQKDDICYATTERQEAVRSMLDSVDAMLVIGAENSSNSVRLCQLAKKTRPDSFQISRKEDVNPDHIKNSKIKTLGITAGASSPQVLVDEIVGEILKHFPDAKVSLFPESREDTMSFKLPKELLKQY
- the metX gene encoding homoserine O-acetyltransferase MetX, with the protein product MPTAEQNEFSHGSVGVVRTQIIQFDSLTLEGGETITPLEIAYETYGTLNEKKDNAILVCHALSGDAHAAGFHEGDKRPGYWDFYIGPGKAFDTNRYFIISSNVIGGCKGSSGPLTINGKNGKPFQSTFPFVSIGDMVNAQEKLISHFGIHKLFAVAGGSMGGMQALQWSVAYPDRLKNCIVMASSSEHSAQQIAFNEVGRQAILSDPNWNQGLYTQENRPSKGLALARMMGHITYLSDEMMREKFGRKPPKGNIQSTDFAVGSYLIYQGESFVDRFDANSYIYVTKALDHFSLGTGKELTKVLAKVRCRFLVVAYTSDWLYPPYQSEEIVKSLEVNAVPVSFVELNNPAGHDSFLLPSDQQDSILRDFLSSTDEGVFL
- a CDS encoding RsmE family RNA methyltransferase; translated protein: MNWILVYEEELNSNHLVQLTDERHTHIRTILKKDKGEKIQVVIPSSGNYLFQIQDISDSSTTLEKLNYLPDVLKPLSIHTFFSLPRPQTGKKLLHLSGAYGVDSVYFYATESKNKEYWTSPVYVKDTLSYLETGLIQTGNYKLPKIQLAQSSPWKTFLKTWKGKVFVLDREGENHSSVLLEFANAADNDNPVFVFGSESGWKPDDLLFFKECGFKTVSLGQINLRTEFAYSALLHQLFSIKN
- a CDS encoding flagellin, which translates into the protein MIINHNVSAIFAHRTLKSNDTNLSKDIEKLSSGMRINKAGDDASGLAVSEKMRTQIAGLRRAEQNTEDGMSLIQTAEGYLQETHEIVQRVRVLAVQAANGIYSEEDRQQIQVEVSQLVDEIDRIASQAEFNKMKLLTGAFARLNPTASMWFHIGANMHQRERVYIETMNTAALGLRNPTVLTFISLSTAGKANSVIGLCDDALRVISKQRADLGAYYNRMEHAAKGLMNAYENTQASESRIRDTDMAEQMTSFTRYQILTQAATSMLAQANMKSQSVMRLLQ
- a CDS encoding O-acetylhomoserine aminocarboxypropyltransferase/cysteine synthase family protein codes for the protein MPRNFKPETIALHGGQEPDPTTTSRAVPLYQTTSYVFKDTDHAARLFGLQEFGNIYTRLMNPTTDVLEKRVAALEGGVAALATASGQSAETLALLNIVEAGQEIVASSSLYGGTYNLLHYTFPKLGIKVHFVDQSDPENFRKASNENTRAFYAETLGNPKLDTLDIAAVSKVAKEVGVPLVIDNTMPSPYLVNPIKHGADIVVHSLTKFLGGHGTSIGGIIIDAGTFNWGNGKFKNFTEPDPSYHGLKFWDVFGKFEPFGGVNIAFILKARVQGLRDLGPAISPFNAWQILQGVETLPLRMERHSSNALKVAEFLQKHPKIEWVNYPGLPTGKDFATAKKYHERGLFGAIVGFEIKGGVEKAKKFIDGLELFSLLANIGDAKSLAIHPASTTHQQLTGAEQISAGVTPGFVRLSVGLENIDDILVDLEEALKNI
- the ilvA gene encoding threonine ammonia-lyase IlvA is translated as MKLDIDSAYEAIQSIVLKTPLQFHAKLSESFGAKIFIKREDLQLVRSYKIRGAYNLIQSLTLEERERGVVCASAGNHAQGVAYSCKLLNLHGVIYMPAITPKQKINQVKMFGGNWIEIILVGDTFDECQSFALEYTKTHNKVFVPPFDHIKIMEGQGTVAKEILDEESDIDYVFVPIGGGGLCAGVGSYFKEKSPNTKIIGVEPFGAPSMTEALKEGRPVSLEKIDKFVDGAAVKKIGDLTFPICKEVLSDMLLVKEGKVCSTILNLYNEDAIVAEPAGALSISSLDQYADQIRGKKVVCVLSGGNNDIDRMQEIKERSLLFEGLKHYFIVRFAQRPGALKQFVNEILGPNDDIVRFEFIQKNNKESGPALIGIELKSRDDFESLLERMDSLLLNFTLVNQDENLFEYLI
- a CDS encoding sensor histidine kinase; protein product: MPLDAWSLLKASLEGDDSGTSILSIDKTTKKFEFILRNKLFDTLEFGFDLNSFLTKKIENSDFSRELIYKTDGTIIESHFGKFTVPEESKNKEYTKFCIKDITAKQRQEEDIAWRLRFEIGVASSIQILIQQPSIREGLPHALYQLLYFTEMDSIFYLKYEPVESQTRFQIWVNERKSTKYPLLPQECQNSDWYELGLTRWVHKLKKEKTIHLTKERALTREKWFFDQTQAETLLLIPVLFENQFLGVMGFLKYKPNSPIKQENLLIYQTVSRWMGLFVQRDLDLMEINRYKSTLESLVLERTLDLTKTKDELERAYRAKTEFLAHMSHELRTPLNSIIGFSKLIQIPDSDSTGKEYLNYIYTGGTRLLNMINEILGLMKIESGQIKIQLTTFKPEDLCRQTLELIQPQANAKGMDIRFKPPLQSKNLTSDSGKIQQILLNLLSNAIKYSNQAYIEFDCHWELDNLVISVRDFGPGISEEDQNRVFHTFTRLNDDGNIEGTGLGLSISQGLAVRLGGYIELTSQLGQGSNFKLKLPELIK
- the metW gene encoding methionine biosynthesis protein MetW — its product is MNIHTNETLGLDLKNRPDISYIANLVKPGERVLDLGCGYGELMLILKNKGVRVQGIEKDDKCIIQCVKKSLYVHHGDIDDGLKHHLDHSFDFVILNQTIQQTLNPGQIIKECLRIGKQVIIVFPNFSHWQIRSSILLSGKTPVTELMPFHWYDTPNLHYLSGKDFEDFCDFERIKVLHRAFFNRTRQIKLFPNLFATLALFVIRA
- a CDS encoding zinc-ribbon domain-containing protein; amino-acid sequence: MNLVKQCPNCSTMLRFPATQGTILVQCPVCSHRFTFVPDLESSEDFQNESEPIPSFQFQPSFQSYKELFLDLLYAPIDYLKSRTGPKKREIRLIPILLFTILMLYFWKWSSFPNTPKQNTAKEEELQNPMLEEPRNEQEPGFPEEDSIPNTKPNYEI